A section of the Haloferax sp. Atlit-12N genome encodes:
- a CDS encoding S9 family peptidase: MTGFDYDDWFDGVLRATDRSVEYAGETGPEFEAWQESFRDELRDVLGFPAMRDRAVEGIDPNRRERPEAAVQHRSYERQTWSVRTERGFRVPFYLLLPDSVDPPYPVVVALHGHTEHGKDLAAGVAEGEAASRHIDDDRRDIARQAARRDFAVVAPDMRAFGELRPDAADESDESDAVNPCTYWQKRAQLLGRSLVGERVWDVRRLVDFVEGHPALDADRLAVCGHSGGGTIALLAGALDDRIRHVVACASVCPFEDSIVPIDHCLCNYVPGLRRLGEVWDIAGLVAPRSLRIVAGESDPIFPIAGTRRAFDRIRGRYRAADAEGKCSLFVGDGGHRFFEAGAWPFLRDRL; the protein is encoded by the coding sequence ATGACTGGCTTCGACTACGACGACTGGTTCGACGGCGTCCTCCGAGCGACCGACCGCTCGGTCGAGTACGCGGGTGAGACGGGACCGGAGTTCGAGGCGTGGCAGGAGTCGTTCCGCGACGAACTACGCGACGTGCTCGGATTTCCGGCGATGCGTGACCGAGCCGTCGAGGGCATCGATCCGAATCGACGGGAGCGACCGGAAGCGGCGGTTCAACACCGGAGTTACGAGCGACAGACGTGGAGCGTCCGCACCGAACGGGGGTTCCGCGTCCCGTTCTACCTGCTTCTCCCCGACTCGGTGGACCCGCCATATCCGGTTGTCGTCGCGCTGCACGGCCACACCGAACACGGCAAAGACCTCGCCGCCGGCGTCGCGGAGGGCGAGGCGGCCAGCCGCCACATCGACGACGACCGGCGGGACATCGCCCGACAGGCGGCCCGGCGGGACTTCGCCGTCGTCGCCCCAGACATGCGTGCCTTCGGCGAACTGCGTCCCGACGCGGCCGACGAGTCGGACGAGTCCGATGCTGTCAACCCATGTACGTACTGGCAGAAACGCGCCCAGCTCCTCGGCCGGTCGCTCGTCGGTGAGCGCGTGTGGGACGTGCGTCGCCTAGTCGACTTCGTCGAGGGGCATCCCGCGCTCGATGCCGACCGACTAGCCGTCTGCGGCCACTCCGGCGGCGGAACCATCGCGCTCCTCGCGGGCGCGCTCGACGACCGAATCAGGCACGTCGTCGCCTGCGCGTCGGTCTGCCCGTTCGAGGACTCCATCGTCCCCATCGACCACTGCCTGTGCAACTACGTTCCCGGCCTCCGACGCCTCGGCGAAGTGTGGGATATCGCCGGCCTCGTCGCTCCGCGGTCGCTCCGCATCGTTGCGGGCGAATCCGACCCCATCTTCCCGATAGCCGGGACGAGACGGGCGTTCGACCGAATCCGCGGGCGGTACCGCGCCGCGGATGCCGAGGGGAAGTGCAGCCTCTTCGTCGGCGACGGTGGCCACCGCTTCTTCGAGGCCGGCGCGTGGCCCTTCCTGCGCGACCGGCTCTGA
- a CDS encoding glycoside hydrolase family 28 protein, which produces MTLEQRNVRDYGIEDDDSLDTAAIQAALDDCAGEGGEVYLPPGTYRSAPLRVGDDTTFRLANGAELQFVQDFTEFPTVESRWEGWDQDGFHPCLHVADAENVTITGEGVIDGGGSYWWEFVSLPPEQYPSELTERLEEIRRGNQQDEVSTFTVRPPLLQIDGCENVTVSGVTLRNSPFWNTHVVYSDDVTIHDVSIQNPPDAPNGDGIDIDSSRFVRVSDTHIDAGDDAICLKSGKDEQGREVGRPTENVVVTNCTVEHGHGGVVIGSETAGDVRHVTVTNCTFTDTDRGIRIKSKRGRGGTVEDLRFDTIIMRRVACPFVINGYYQTDIDSDPKPVTEATPNVRNVNFHHISAEEVESAAFLAGLPEQRFEGISFTDVDIDATRPFDASDLSPAMAKGYDQRHGVFCKSLGSVSFKDVRVTVPDGSGTPLTAEASSTVVLDGFEAEADEAPAVVADGVENLRIGGCVAPDDGEPFAHVRDEGDGESSVLLAGNYGDMAEAVVSVQPETVER; this is translated from the coding sequence GTGACTCTCGAACAGCGGAACGTGCGCGACTACGGTATCGAAGACGACGATTCGCTCGACACGGCGGCGATTCAGGCGGCGCTCGACGACTGCGCCGGCGAGGGCGGCGAGGTGTATCTCCCGCCGGGGACGTACCGAAGCGCCCCGCTCCGCGTCGGCGACGACACGACGTTCAGACTGGCAAACGGGGCGGAACTCCAGTTCGTCCAGGACTTCACCGAGTTCCCGACGGTCGAGAGCCGCTGGGAGGGGTGGGACCAAGACGGCTTCCACCCGTGTCTCCACGTGGCCGACGCCGAGAACGTCACCATCACCGGCGAGGGCGTCATCGACGGCGGCGGCTCCTACTGGTGGGAGTTCGTGTCGTTACCGCCCGAGCAGTACCCCTCCGAACTCACCGAGCGACTCGAGGAGATTCGACGTGGCAACCAGCAGGACGAGGTGAGCACGTTCACGGTGCGCCCGCCACTGCTCCAGATAGACGGCTGTGAGAACGTGACCGTCTCCGGCGTGACGCTCCGGAACTCCCCGTTCTGGAACACCCACGTGGTCTACTCCGACGACGTGACGATTCACGACGTGTCGATTCAGAACCCGCCGGACGCCCCGAACGGCGACGGCATCGACATCGACTCCTCGCGCTTTGTCAGGGTCAGCGACACCCACATCGACGCCGGCGACGACGCCATCTGCCTGAAGTCCGGCAAGGACGAGCAGGGCCGCGAGGTCGGACGCCCGACCGAGAACGTCGTCGTGACCAACTGCACGGTCGAACACGGCCACGGCGGCGTCGTCATCGGGAGCGAGACGGCCGGCGACGTGCGGCACGTCACCGTCACGAACTGCACCTTCACCGACACCGACCGCGGCATCCGCATCAAGTCCAAGCGCGGCCGCGGCGGGACGGTCGAGGACCTCCGGTTCGACACTATCATCATGCGCCGCGTCGCCTGCCCGTTCGTCATCAACGGCTACTACCAGACGGACATCGACAGCGACCCCAAGCCCGTCACCGAGGCGACGCCGAACGTCCGCAACGTCAACTTTCACCACATCTCCGCCGAGGAGGTCGAGTCGGCGGCGTTCCTCGCGGGCCTCCCCGAACAGCGGTTCGAGGGAATCTCCTTTACCGACGTGGACATCGACGCGACCCGCCCGTTCGACGCCTCGGACCTCTCGCCCGCGATGGCGAAGGGCTACGACCAGCGACACGGCGTCTTCTGTAAGTCGCTCGGCAGCGTCTCGTTCAAGGACGTTCGCGTGACGGTCCCCGATGGGAGCGGGACCCCGCTGACCGCGGAAGCGAGTTCGACCGTCGTCCTCGACGGGTTCGAGGCCGAGGCCGACGAGGCCCCGGCTGTCGTGGCGGACGGCGTCGAGAACCTCCGAATCGGCGGCTGCGTCGCCCCCGACGACGGCGAACCGTTCGCTCACGTCCGCGACGAGGGCGACGGCGAATCCTCGGTGCTCCTCGCTGGCAACTACGGCGACATGGCCGAGGCCGTCGTTTCAGTACAGCCAGAGACGGTCGAGCGGTAG
- a CDS encoding DUF362 domain-containing protein, producing MSNSAVEFRMHTDGDENPVDWLSVPEDVILEACGNPPLPELGIIEQVWETNPIPAAEVPEAAAKAVAALSFADVPDGGEVALGVGSRGIANIPDIVAGVVEAVSEAGYEPFVFPAMGSHGGATGEGQQEMLNELGVTEERIGCEIRSSMEVVEVGRTPDRDVPVVADANAAGADAIIPINRVKPHTDFDGEVESGLSKMLVIGMGKQRGAQIAHKWAVDWSFRRMIPEITEQLLDSLPIVGGVAIVEDQHDDTTLIEGVPPSGFLDRERELLETAYELMPKLPFEELDLVVFDRQGKEISGQGMDTNVIGRRPFSINEPAPEKPNIKRIYTHGLTEKTHGNAMGVGSADVIHEDIVAELEAQTTLINALTASTIRGVKLPPVVETDRAGVVAALSTIGVVDPDTVRVVRAADTMHLARLYASPALVEEARDRDDLRVVEEASPIAFEDGQFAAPSLRD from the coding sequence ATGTCGAACTCGGCCGTCGAGTTTCGCATGCACACAGATGGCGACGAGAACCCCGTAGACTGGCTCTCAGTCCCGGAAGACGTTATCCTCGAAGCGTGCGGTAACCCCCCGCTCCCCGAGTTAGGTATCATCGAACAGGTCTGGGAGACGAATCCGATTCCGGCGGCCGAGGTTCCAGAGGCGGCCGCGAAGGCCGTCGCCGCGCTGTCGTTCGCGGACGTTCCCGACGGCGGCGAGGTCGCACTCGGCGTCGGAAGCCGCGGTATCGCGAATATACCCGACATCGTCGCGGGCGTCGTCGAGGCCGTCTCCGAGGCGGGCTACGAGCCGTTCGTGTTCCCCGCGATGGGAAGCCACGGCGGCGCGACCGGCGAGGGACAGCAGGAGATGCTGAACGAACTCGGCGTGACCGAGGAGCGAATCGGCTGCGAGATTCGGTCCAGCATGGAGGTCGTAGAGGTCGGGCGCACGCCGGACCGCGACGTGCCCGTCGTCGCCGACGCCAACGCCGCGGGTGCGGACGCCATCATCCCCATCAACCGCGTCAAGCCCCACACCGACTTCGACGGCGAGGTCGAAAGCGGGCTGTCGAAGATGCTCGTCATCGGGATGGGCAAACAGCGCGGCGCGCAAATCGCCCACAAGTGGGCCGTCGACTGGTCGTTCCGGCGGATGATTCCCGAGATAACCGAGCAACTGCTGGACTCGCTTCCCATCGTGGGCGGCGTCGCCATCGTGGAAGACCAACACGACGACACCACGCTCATCGAGGGCGTTCCCCCGTCAGGCTTCCTCGACCGCGAGCGCGAACTGCTCGAAACCGCGTACGAACTGATGCCGAAGCTCCCGTTCGAGGAGCTCGATTTGGTCGTGTTCGACCGACAGGGCAAAGAGATTAGCGGGCAGGGGATGGACACGAACGTCATCGGCCGCCGGCCGTTTTCCATCAACGAGCCTGCCCCCGAGAAGCCGAACATCAAGCGCATCTACACCCACGGTCTGACCGAGAAGACCCACGGCAACGCGATGGGTGTCGGGTCGGCAGACGTGATTCACGAGGACATCGTCGCCGAGTTGGAGGCGCAGACGACGCTCATCAACGCGCTCACCGCGAGCACCATCCGCGGCGTGAAACTCCCGCCAGTCGTCGAGACCGACCGCGCGGGCGTGGTCGCCGCGCTGTCGACCATCGGCGTCGTCGACCCCGACACAGTCCGGGTCGTCCGCGCGGCCGACACCATGCACCTCGCTCGGCTGTACGCCTCGCCGGCGCTCGTCGAGGAGGCCCGCGACCGCGACGACCTCCGCGTGGTCGAAGAAGCCTCGCCGATTGCGTTCGAAGACGGGCAGTTCGCCGCGCCGTCGCTTCGGGACTGA
- a CDS encoding Gfo/Idh/MocA family protein → MQELGIIMNGVTGRMGTNQHLIRSIVALREEGGVELPNGERVMPDPILVGRNERKLRELSEEHGIDRWTVDPDLETCLDGDDEVYFDSQITPRRPDSVMKAIDAGKHVYCEKPLASDLSAALDVAGMAEESDVKHGIVQDKLWLPGLLKLQRLIEQDFFGDILSVRVEFGYWVFTGHGQEAQRPSWNYRAEDGGGIVDDMFSHWSYVLENLFGEVESVRCLQKTHIDERIDEDGEPYEATADDAAYAIMELEDNIVAQLNSSWTVRVNRDDLLEIKVDGTDGSAVAGLRDCKTQGHANTPKPEWNPDTPKEHDFYEDWTGVPNNQVFENAFKLQWEKFIRHVVADEPFPWDFTAGARGVQLTEASYRSSEEGRRVVLDDLSV, encoded by the coding sequence ATGCAAGAGCTAGGTATCATCATGAACGGCGTGACCGGCCGGATGGGAACGAATCAGCATCTCATCCGCTCCATCGTCGCGCTACGCGAGGAGGGCGGCGTGGAACTCCCCAACGGGGAGCGAGTCATGCCGGACCCGATTCTCGTCGGCCGCAACGAACGCAAACTCCGCGAACTGAGCGAGGAACACGGCATCGACCGCTGGACCGTCGACCCCGACCTCGAGACGTGTCTCGACGGCGACGACGAGGTGTACTTCGACTCCCAGATAACCCCCCGCCGCCCGGACAGCGTCATGAAAGCCATCGACGCCGGAAAGCACGTCTACTGCGAGAAGCCGCTGGCGAGCGACCTCAGCGCCGCGCTCGACGTGGCCGGGATGGCCGAAGAGAGCGACGTGAAACACGGTATCGTCCAAGACAAACTCTGGCTGCCGGGGCTGTTGAAGCTCCAGCGACTCATCGAACAGGACTTCTTCGGCGACATTCTCTCGGTGCGCGTCGAGTTCGGTTACTGGGTGTTCACCGGCCACGGCCAAGAGGCACAGCGCCCCTCGTGGAACTACCGCGCCGAGGACGGCGGCGGCATCGTCGACGACATGTTCTCCCATTGGAGCTACGTGCTGGAGAACCTGTTCGGCGAGGTGGAGTCCGTCCGCTGTCTCCAGAAGACCCACATCGACGAGCGAATCGACGAGGACGGCGAGCCGTACGAGGCGACCGCGGACGACGCCGCCTACGCCATCATGGAACTGGAAGACAACATCGTCGCCCAGCTCAACTCCTCGTGGACCGTCCGCGTCAACCGCGACGACCTCCTCGAAATCAAGGTCGACGGGACCGACGGAAGCGCCGTCGCCGGCCTGCGCGACTGCAAGACGCAGGGCCACGCGAACACGCCGAAACCGGAGTGGAACCCCGACACACCGAAGGAACACGACTTCTACGAGGACTGGACGGGCGTCCCGAACAATCAGGTGTTCGAGAACGCGTTCAAGCTCCAGTGGGAGAAGTTCATCCGCCACGTCGTCGCCGACGAGCCGTTCCCGTGGGACTTCACCGCCGGGGCGCGCGGCGTCCAACTCACCGAGGCGAGCTATCGGTCCTCAGAGGAGGGCCGCCGCGTCGTCCTCGACGACCTCAGCGTGTAG
- a CDS encoding pectate lyase encodes MRPDRRTFLRVLGAGSIGAATTGLFGGSAAAATVISMQGGGDDIWGTADAFHYYYTELSGDFDVAVQNTGIDNIESWTKTGPMVRESLDPDSKNVMVRRRPNGEASMQYRPEDGAETNSVGGTQADWLRLKRSGDTIETYHSTDGETWTSINTLDATDISLGDSVYVGLAVTSHLSGTLATATFQSLSGVDPDQNRDIGDVEVAGSVENTTGVPLVSTDDVTDIGPGSATLTGELGDLGGADSADCYFEYREVPTESWKTTDPTELTSPGAFSVEADDLTERRYYEVRAVADTADGDTARGAVSTFNTSNPSNSKVPAHAGPDSASHFGPSDGFAEAAPWLDDDTPVIVITEPTRRQLEKAVTIDGERLVVFETSGTIDLGVRDLPIPYDKCYIAGQTAPSPGVTFVKGRVNIGASDCVLQHVRVRLGDAGIEEPTEDWALDTVNTADETTNNVIDHVSASWSVDECLSVGYETAETTVSNCLVAEALDDSVHPKGEHGYGSLIGNDAKNVAMLGNVWAFNTDRHPRLKEGTESVVVNNVMYDHEDGTWMDPDTEASIVGNAYLRPNSNKANVFTEDDVDTAVAYLEDNRTDGDVPMVDENVTVVDERPLWPDGLAAMSSDRTFDHNLANVGARPADRTATDERILENVENGESYLVDSQEQVGGYPNLAVNSHELNVPNGGTRPWLRSWSRRVETPSQ; translated from the coding sequence ATGAGACCCGATAGACGGACGTTCCTCCGCGTGCTCGGAGCAGGAAGTATTGGTGCGGCGACGACTGGCCTCTTCGGTGGCAGCGCCGCGGCCGCGACCGTGATTTCGATGCAGGGCGGCGGCGACGACATCTGGGGTACTGCCGACGCGTTCCACTACTACTACACAGAACTGAGCGGCGACTTCGACGTCGCCGTCCAGAACACCGGCATCGACAACATCGAAAGCTGGACGAAGACGGGCCCGATGGTCCGCGAGTCGCTCGACCCCGACTCGAAGAACGTCATGGTCCGTCGCCGGCCCAACGGCGAGGCGTCGATGCAGTACCGGCCCGAAGACGGTGCCGAGACGAACAGCGTCGGCGGCACACAGGCTGACTGGCTCCGTCTCAAGCGAAGCGGTGACACGATAGAGACGTACCACTCCACGGACGGCGAGACGTGGACGTCGATTAACACGCTCGACGCCACCGACATCTCGCTGGGCGACAGCGTCTACGTCGGTCTGGCGGTCACCAGCCACCTCTCGGGGACGCTCGCGACGGCGACGTTCCAGAGCCTTTCTGGCGTCGACCCCGACCAGAACCGCGATATCGGCGACGTCGAAGTCGCGGGAAGCGTGGAGAACACGACGGGCGTCCCGCTCGTCTCGACCGACGACGTGACCGACATCGGCCCCGGATCCGCGACGCTCACCGGCGAACTCGGCGACCTCGGTGGTGCTGATTCCGCGGACTGTTACTTCGAGTATCGGGAGGTACCCACTGAATCGTGGAAGACCACGGACCCGACGGAACTCACCTCACCGGGCGCGTTCAGCGTCGAGGCGGACGACCTGACGGAACGTCGCTACTACGAGGTGCGCGCGGTGGCAGACACGGCCGACGGAGACACCGCGCGAGGCGCAGTCTCCACGTTCAACACCTCGAACCCGTCGAACAGCAAGGTTCCGGCCCACGCCGGTCCGGACAGCGCGTCGCATTTCGGACCGAGCGACGGGTTCGCCGAGGCTGCACCGTGGCTCGACGACGACACGCCGGTCATCGTGATAACCGAGCCGACGCGTCGCCAACTCGAAAAGGCGGTCACCATCGACGGCGAGCGACTGGTCGTCTTCGAGACCAGCGGAACGATCGACCTCGGCGTGCGCGACCTCCCGATTCCGTACGACAAGTGCTACATCGCGGGCCAGACCGCGCCCTCGCCGGGCGTCACGTTCGTCAAGGGTCGCGTGAATATCGGGGCGAGCGACTGCGTCCTCCAGCACGTCCGGGTGCGACTCGGCGACGCGGGCATCGAGGAACCGACCGAGGACTGGGCGCTCGACACGGTCAACACGGCCGACGAGACGACGAACAACGTCATCGACCACGTCTCCGCCTCGTGGAGCGTCGACGAGTGCCTCTCGGTCGGCTACGAGACTGCGGAGACGACTGTCTCGAACTGCCTCGTCGCCGAGGCGCTCGACGACTCGGTCCACCCGAAGGGCGAACACGGCTACGGCTCGCTCATCGGCAACGACGCGAAGAACGTCGCCATGCTGGGGAACGTCTGGGCGTTCAACACCGACCGCCATCCCAGACTCAAGGAGGGGACCGAGAGCGTCGTCGTCAACAACGTGATGTACGACCACGAGGACGGTACGTGGATGGACCCCGACACCGAGGCGAGCATCGTCGGCAACGCCTATCTCCGGCCCAACTCGAATAAGGCGAACGTCTTCACCGAGGACGACGTGGACACCGCCGTGGCGTACCTCGAAGACAACCGCACCGACGGCGACGTGCCGATGGTCGACGAGAACGTGACCGTGGTCGACGAGCGGCCGCTGTGGCCCGACGGACTGGCAGCGATGTCGTCGGACCGGACGTTCGACCACAACCTCGCGAACGTCGGCGCGCGCCCGGCCGACCGCACAGCGACCGACGAACGCATCCTCGAAAACGTCGAAAACGGGGAGAGCTACCTCGTCGACAGTCAGGAGCAGGTCGGCGGCTACCCGAACCTCGCGGTCAACAGCCACGAGCTGAACGTCCCCAATGGCGGGACTCGACCGTGGCTCCGGTCGTGGTCTCGTCGGGTCGAGACACCCTCACAATGA
- a CDS encoding Gfo/Idh/MocA family protein, giving the protein MGTNIGYIGIDHHHRDPYFAVASELDATITAVCEPGRRVDVENIAAMDDRPDEITTEGQDMADLVGGAAVYEDPHELVSDADVDVAWITYRSDETPSIIESAVENGVHVVSEKPIARTAADLEDIADRANELGVTVSPTMYYRRNPVAMALRDRVSEGFFGDVWTLDGRFNASQLSYRDTDHYLYDRETSRGGALQWIGPHWVDVMPWILDDPIARVNARFHDAVETDVEAGAVLQFETESGTLGTYHTGYYLSDRGKDTHLGLYGTEGQALTPLHHDSLQHEPTVPLDITSEHPDWTAAPKRTVEFEFTYDRFPAWGDFVQDYFEDYFAGYETGDVPATVDDAVQLLRVLDAAYESGERGGWVEVEG; this is encoded by the coding sequence ATGGGTACGAATATCGGATACATCGGTATCGACCACCACCACCGGGACCCCTACTTCGCCGTCGCGAGCGAGTTAGACGCGACGATTACCGCGGTCTGCGAACCCGGACGACGGGTCGATGTGGAGAACATCGCGGCGATGGACGACCGCCCCGACGAAATCACGACCGAGGGGCAGGACATGGCGGACCTCGTCGGCGGCGCGGCGGTCTACGAGGACCCCCACGAACTCGTCTCCGACGCCGACGTCGACGTGGCGTGGATAACCTACCGGAGCGACGAGACCCCGTCAATCATCGAGAGCGCCGTCGAGAACGGCGTTCACGTCGTCAGCGAGAAACCCATCGCTCGGACCGCCGCCGATCTCGAAGACATCGCCGACCGGGCCAACGAACTCGGCGTGACCGTCTCGCCGACGATGTACTACCGGCGCAACCCCGTCGCGATGGCGCTCCGCGACCGGGTCTCTGAGGGCTTCTTCGGCGACGTGTGGACGCTCGACGGCCGCTTCAACGCCAGCCAGCTCTCCTACCGGGACACCGACCACTACCTCTACGACCGGGAGACGAGTCGTGGCGGCGCACTCCAGTGGATTGGCCCGCACTGGGTCGACGTGATGCCGTGGATTCTCGACGACCCCATCGCGCGGGTGAACGCCCGGTTCCACGACGCGGTCGAGACGGACGTAGAAGCCGGGGCCGTCCTCCAGTTCGAGACCGAAAGCGGGACGCTCGGCACGTACCACACCGGCTACTACCTGAGCGACCGCGGCAAGGACACGCACCTCGGGCTCTACGGCACCGAGGGACAGGCGCTGACGCCGCTGCACCACGACTCGCTGCAGCACGAACCGACGGTCCCGCTGGACATCACCTCGGAGCATCCCGACTGGACCGCCGCGCCGAAGCGGACCGTCGAGTTCGAGTTCACCTACGACCGGTTCCCGGCCTGGGGCGACTTCGTGCAGGACTACTTCGAGGACTACTTCGCGGGCTACGAGACCGGCGACGTGCCCGCGACCGTCGACGACGCCGTGCAACTGCTGCGCGTCCTCGATGCGGCCTACGAGTCCGGCGAGCGCGGCGGATGGGTCGAAGTCGAGGGGTGA
- a CDS encoding IclR family transcriptional regulator gives MPTDNSTKTLRTTATSIEILKQLEAIDGARVSEIAERMDKPKSTIHGHLATLKQEQFVIKEGDFYFIGPELLRLGNQVRTREPAFVLARQFTERLFEETRLRSIFTVEMGGKAVFLHTASGSKMGWSHEQLGNRLFLHNTAVGKAILAELPEPRIEQIIDRWGLPQETENTTTDREALFEELERVREQGYAVNRAENFNELYAIGVAATRRSGDVIGGFSVTGPAHSVTGEDRKAELAHTVKDIVSEFELELALA, from the coding sequence ATGCCAACGGATAACTCGACTAAGACGCTCCGGACGACCGCCACCTCGATAGAGATTCTGAAGCAACTCGAAGCGATAGACGGCGCGCGAGTCTCCGAAATCGCCGAGCGGATGGACAAGCCCAAGAGCACGATTCACGGCCACCTCGCGACGCTCAAGCAGGAGCAGTTCGTCATCAAGGAGGGCGACTTCTACTTCATCGGTCCGGAACTGCTCCGGTTGGGGAACCAAGTCCGGACGCGAGAGCCGGCGTTCGTCCTCGCGCGACAGTTCACGGAGCGTCTGTTCGAAGAGACTCGACTCCGGTCGATTTTCACCGTCGAGATGGGTGGGAAGGCCGTCTTCCTGCACACCGCGTCGGGGAGTAAGATGGGGTGGTCCCACGAGCAACTCGGCAACCGACTGTTCCTGCACAACACCGCCGTCGGGAAGGCGATTCTCGCGGAGCTTCCGGAGCCGCGCATCGAACAGATAATCGACCGGTGGGGCCTCCCACAGGAGACGGAAAACACCACGACCGACCGCGAGGCACTGTTCGAGGAGTTAGAGCGCGTCCGCGAGCAGGGCTACGCGGTCAACCGCGCCGAGAACTTCAACGAACTCTACGCCATCGGCGTCGCCGCGACGCGCCGCTCGGGCGACGTTATCGGCGGGTTCAGCGTCACGGGCCCGGCCCACTCGGTGACCGGCGAGGACCGGAAGGCCGAACTCGCGCACACGGTCAAAGACATCGTCAGCGAGTTCGAACTGGAGCTCGCGCTCGCGTGA
- a CDS encoding ABC transporter ATP-binding protein → MSDITIQNLRKTYDDVRAVKGIDLEIEDGEFLVVVGPSGCGKSTTLRMLAGLESVTDGSIAIGDRVVNEVPPKDRSIAMVFQNYALYPHMTAAENMKFGMKSASEFSADEIERRVEDATETLDIAHLRDRKPKELSGGERQRVAIGRALVREPDVFLMDEPLSNLDAKLRVQMRAELLKLHRDLETTTVYVTHDQTEAMTLGDRVAVLEDGTLQQVAPPQTLYDYPTNQFVAGFVGEPAMNFVPVAVRRQRGEHVAEAPGLSLTLPDGSGLDDVDDDGLTLGVRPEDVSLVSNTAGASESFTAEVTVTEPLGELLLLHCRLGDEEIRVKVEPRSRITAGDTVELAVDADRLHLFDSSGDAVYHSSVPERATESVVAD, encoded by the coding sequence ATGTCAGACATCACGATTCAGAACCTACGGAAGACGTACGACGACGTGCGCGCCGTGAAGGGTATCGACCTCGAAATCGAAGACGGCGAGTTCCTCGTCGTCGTCGGCCCCTCGGGGTGCGGGAAATCCACGACGCTCCGAATGCTCGCCGGCCTCGAATCGGTGACGGACGGCTCTATCGCCATCGGCGACCGCGTCGTCAACGAGGTGCCGCCGAAGGACCGAAGCATCGCAATGGTGTTTCAGAACTACGCGCTGTACCCGCACATGACGGCGGCGGAGAACATGAAGTTCGGTATGAAATCGGCGAGCGAGTTCTCCGCCGACGAAATCGAGCGGCGCGTCGAAGACGCCACAGAGACGCTCGACATCGCACACCTCCGTGACCGGAAACCGAAGGAACTCTCCGGTGGGGAGCGGCAGCGAGTCGCTATCGGGCGGGCGCTCGTCCGCGAACCGGACGTGTTCCTGATGGACGAGCCGCTGTCCAACCTCGACGCGAAGCTCCGGGTGCAGATGCGCGCCGAACTGCTCAAACTCCACCGCGACCTCGAAACGACGACCGTCTACGTCACCCACGACCAGACGGAGGCGATGACGCTCGGCGACAGAGTCGCCGTGCTCGAAGACGGGACACTCCAGCAGGTCGCACCGCCGCAGACGCTGTACGACTACCCGACGAACCAGTTCGTCGCCGGCTTCGTCGGCGAGCCCGCGATGAACTTCGTTCCCGTGGCGGTCCGACGGCAACGCGGTGAACACGTCGCCGAAGCGCCGGGGCTCTCGCTCACGCTCCCCGACGGCTCCGGACTGGACGACGTGGACGACGACGGACTCACGCTCGGCGTCAGACCCGAAGACGTGTCTCTCGTCTCGAACACCGCCGGGGCGTCGGAGTCGTTCACCGCCGAGGTGACAGTCACCGAACCGCTCGGAGAGCTCCTGCTTCTGCACTGTCGCCTCGGCGACGAGGAGATTCGGGTCAAGGTCGAGCCGCGAAGCCGGATTACGGCCGGAGACACCGTCGAACTCGCCGTCGATGCGGACCGCCTGCACCTGTTCGATTCGAGCGGCGACGCCGTGTACCACTCGTCGGTGCCCGAGCGAGCGACCGAGAGCGTCGTGGCCGATTGA